From Actinomyces slackii, a single genomic window includes:
- a CDS encoding IS630 family transposase, with protein sequence MHVVVTDEEQQVLIRWKKRGDSLILIRLKAEAILYASHGVDLDFIAEMVGRTVRTVKEWLASWRVSRLHSVVTGHKGNQNAAKLTREQKEQLKEVLSRPPSQSGIKADFWDVPALADVVRTRFDVEYESDSSYRLLMHFAGMSFKLPDPFDKRRDEEAITKRMAQIQDEVADLLSDGWEVYAADEVRVEHEAETRRMWLPQGKRTKIYVDRTRNACSFFGALSLRSKKVKVYPIEGNQNTEKILSCLTRLVRETDNDKIAVVLDNAGFHHAKALREQLQPGGRLESLKLIYLPPYAPDHNPVEHVWNTAKGTIANIQRDTPEETYTAFMGYINTRTFDYDFEHLPNITPAHDLV encoded by the coding sequence ATGCACGTGGTTGTGACAGACGAGGAGCAGCAGGTCCTTATCAGGTGGAAGAAGCGAGGTGACTCCCTCATTCTCATCCGGTTGAAAGCTGAGGCTATTCTCTACGCCTCGCACGGCGTTGACCTGGATTTCATTGCGGAGATGGTGGGGCGCACGGTGAGGACTGTTAAGGAGTGGTTGGCGTCTTGGCGTGTCAGCCGTCTGCATTCGGTGGTCACCGGTCATAAGGGAAATCAGAATGCGGCCAAGCTCACCCGCGAGCAGAAGGAGCAGCTCAAAGAGGTTCTGAGCCGGCCACCGTCACAGTCCGGCATCAAGGCGGACTTCTGGGATGTTCCCGCCCTGGCTGACGTGGTGAGGACCAGATTCGACGTGGAGTACGAGTCGGACTCCTCCTACCGGCTGCTCATGCACTTTGCGGGCATGAGCTTCAAGCTGCCCGACCCCTTTGACAAGCGCCGCGACGAGGAGGCCATCACCAAGCGGATGGCCCAGATCCAAGACGAGGTCGCAGACCTCCTGAGCGACGGGTGGGAGGTGTACGCGGCCGATGAGGTGCGCGTGGAGCACGAGGCTGAGACCCGCCGCATGTGGTTGCCCCAGGGTAAACGAACGAAGATCTACGTGGACCGCACCCGCAACGCCTGCTCCTTCTTCGGCGCACTGTCCCTGAGATCCAAGAAGGTCAAGGTCTACCCCATCGAGGGCAACCAGAACACCGAGAAGATCCTCTCCTGCCTGACTCGCCTGGTGCGCGAGACCGATAACGACAAGATCGCCGTGGTTCTCGACAATGCCGGGTTCCACCACGCCAAAGCGCTAAGAGAGCAGCTTCAGCCCGGAGGCCGGCTCGAGAGCCTCAAGCTCATCTACCTGCCGCCCTACGCACCCGACCACAATCCGGTCGAGCACGTCTGGAACACCGCCAAAGGCACAATCGCGAACATCCAGAGAGACACCCCCGAGGAGACCTACACCGCATTCATGGGCTACATCAACACCCGCACCTTCGACTACGACTTCGAACACCTCCCAAACATCACGCCAGCACACGATCTTGTTTAA